A stretch of DNA from Halobacteriovorax vibrionivorans:
AGCGGGCCACAACATCACGTGGTGCTAGCTCCATTTCAGGATGATACTTCCCCATGAATCTTTCGCCATTACAATTAACCAGAATTCCACCTTCCCCTCTTACTGCTTCAGATACTAAGAAACGTCCATGAGAAGAAGAGTCATAAAAAGTTGTGGGATGAAATTGAATAAATTCCATATCAATAATATCGGCTCCAGCTCTCTTTGCCATTGCGATACCATCACCTCGACTAGCTCCAGAGTTAGAGTGATGTAAATATAAAGCCCCAACTCCACCTGTTGCTAATACAGTCTTCTTTGCCATGGCCTTTACTACGTTACCTTTTTCTTGATTTAAAAGGTAAGCACCTAAGATTTTTCTTTCTTCATATCGTTGAGAGATGGTAATTCCATGATGGGATGCTGTAATAAGATCAATTGCAGTATGAGCTTCCAAAAATCTGACCGTTGGATAACGCTCATTATCTTTTAAAAGGTTTAGAAGACTTATTTGAATTTCTTTTCCAGTATAATCTCCACGGTAGAGTATTCTTTCAATAGAATGGGCGGCTTCTTTTGTGTATTTTAGATTATTCTCACAATCTTTTTCAAAGTTAACCTTGGCCATTTCTAATAGCAGCTCATCAATTGCATTCTTTCCATGTTCTTGAAGGGTTGCGATGGCAAGTGGATTTGATGTATTTGAAGAAGCTATTTGAATATCATCAAATAAAGCTTGATCATCACCTTTTGGATAGATTATTCCACCTTGGGCCCAAAATGTATTTGATACCTGTGGGTCTCTGGCACGAGTAACAATACCGACTTTTAAATGCTCTCCTGCAAGCTTTGCAGCTGTTGCAAGGCCAGCAATTCCACAACCTAGAATAAGTACATCAAAATCGTAATTGTCCAAATTTAGCCCCTACTATATTTAAGAGAGAGATCAACTGCAGGAGCATCGTAAGTAAGTGCACCAATGCTTATTGCATCCACTCCTTCAATTAGATAATTTTCAAGAGTATTTAATCTCACTCCACCAGATACTTCAAAAGTAACATCCGAAGGTTTTTCTTTTACTGCCTCTCTAATTTCATCTGGAGAGAAGTTATCAAGCATAATATGTTTTACGCCTTCATTAAGCGCTAACTTAAGTTCAGAAAGATCATGAATCTCAACTTCGATAGGAGTATAGAAAGAATTCTTTGACTTAAAAAAGTCGATGGCCTCTTTTACACCACCAAAGAAAGACTTATGATTATCTTTAACCATCCACATATCACTTTGACCAAATCGATGATTATTACCACCACCAGTTACAACAGCATATTTCTCAAGAGCGCGATAACCTGGAAGAGTTTTTCTTGTATCAAGAATCTTTACGCCACTACCTTTTGCCATGACAGCAAATTTATTCGTATATGTTGCTATTGATGAGGCCCTCTGAATTAAGTTTAAGGCAATCCTCTCCCCTGTTAGAGCGATAGAAAATGGAAGAGTGAAATGAATTTCGGCCATCTCATCTTTTTGATACTGACGTCCTTCATATTTTTTAAAATCTTCATATTTTAAATTAGCTCCAAGATAATTGAATGACTCTACAAAGTAAGGAAGGCCACATAGAATCATGTCATCCTTGATTTTTAAGCGACACTGTACTTCATCACTTGGAAGCGATTGAATATAATTAAGATTACGTGATAAATCATCTTCTTTGAAATAGTCCGCGATAGATTCTTGCAATGCTTTGTTTATAAGTAGATTTGTCATAATTAACTCCGTAGAAATAATTTCTACCATTTTCATTTTAGAAAAAAAACTCTCAAAAGATGAGTTTCAGCTGATATTTAGAGATTTCTTCCATATAAAGCTGCAATGCGTTTCAATATTATCTTTCTAGCTGCATTTCTCTTTATCAATCCACTAACTAATCAATTTAATTACAGAAAATACCGCCCCGCGCCCAAAATTAAGCTTCCAAGCAAAATAAAGAAGTCGTTTAAAGAAAAGAAGAATTTCTACTTCTATCGCTCAGTTATAACTGGTCAGAAATGGGGCCTTGATAAAAAATTAAAAAAGCGACTGTCACATTTGAATCTTATGCACTTGATGACACCATCCGGACTTCATCTCTCTTCTTTATTTCTAATTTTCTTTTTAATCAGAAGGAGGTTTAAGAGACCAACTCAATTCATAGAGCTTGTGATGTGTTTTATCTTTTATTTCTTTCTACCAGGATATTACTCTTTTCGAAGGATTGCCTTATTAAGAAGTTTCTTTATTTTAAATGATATTAGAAAAACAAATTATACGAAAATGCAGATATTCATCTTTTTTCTTATAACGGATTTTCTTTTCGGAACATACCGCTTTGGCCATCTTTCTTTTTACTTAAGTACATTATTTCTAGCATTAATTTTTTCAATTAAAGACTTTCGAGTATATAAGATGTACTTACTCTTTTTTGTTGCTCAACTTTTTATCGCCCATAAGTTCTCGGGTGTTATTTATCCCGCATCAGTAATTCTCTCTCCTCTTTTAACGAGTCTATTCACTTTGGTTTATCCCATTCTATTTTTAAATCTCTTCTTCATTAAAATATGGAATTATTCAGAGGTATTAATAATAATCTATACAAAACTCGTTGAATTCTGTTTTAATATTGCAAATAGTATAGGATTTATCCATGTAAACTTTTTAATCTTAATTGGTATAATAATTTACACAAGAAAATCTAAAAATTATTCATTTGCCTTAATTACGATTGGACTAATTAGTGATTTCCCAAGAGACGGGCTTCAAATCATTCTCAATGAGATAGGCATTGGCCTTTGAAAATGGTTTTGAGCCAAAGAAGCCGCGATAAGAAGAAAGAGGAGATGGGTGAACAGATTTAAGGACTAAGTGCTTAGACTCATCAATATTCTTGCCCTTCTTTTGTGCAGGAGAGCCCCAAAGAATAAAGACTACATTTTCACATTGCTCATTAATCACTTCAATAATTTTGGCAGTAAACTTCTCCCACCCTTTTTTCTGATGAGATCCTGCCTGTGCTTTTCTAACACTTAAACAATTATTAAGTAGCAGAACGCCTTCCTTTGCCCATTCTTCAAGAAATCCATGTTCAGGTACCTCGACTCCTAGATCTTCATTTAATTCTTTGTAGATATTTCTAAGAGAAGGTGGAATTTTCACACCTTTATTTACAGAAAAGCTTAAACCATGGGCCTGCCCTTCACCGTGATATGGATCCTGACCAAGAATAACGACTTTAACTTTTTCTAGAGGAGTTAAATTTAATGCTGAAAAGAACTCTTCTCTTTTAGGAAAGATTTCACCATCTTCTGAATTTAAAAATTCAGAAAGTTCACGCATATAATCTTTTTGGAATTCGTCTTTAAGGTAAGTTAGCCAGCTCTTATCATTTAAGAATTCAATCATAAGAGCTGGCCTTTATTTTAATAACTTAGAAGTTTATTAAGTTGTTCGTATACGTCTGAAACTTGTGGAAGAATATAATCTTCTGAAGTTGGACAATACGCAACGTGAGAGTCTTTTGCAGCAACACGAAGGATTGGAGCATCAAGTGCTTCAAAACATTCTTCGTTAACACATGCAGCGATTTCACCAGCAAAGCCTGAAGTTTTCGTTTCTTCGTGACAAATAAGAAGACGATTAGTTTTTTCAAGTGACTTCTTAATTGAATCCATATCAAATGGAGCAAGTGTTCTAAGGTCAATAACCTCAATCGTCTTACCAGTTTCAGATTCGACTTTCTTAGCGGCATCAATTGATTTTTGAACTAATGCACCCCAAGCAACAACAGTTGCGTCCGCTCCTTCTTTTGCGACACGGGCCTTACCAAATGGAATCATATATTCTTCACCTGGATCAGCAGTACGATTATAACCTTGGTAGTAAAGGTGCTTATGCTCTAGGAACATAACAGGATCATCTGATCTAATAGCAGTTCTTAAAAGACCAGCAGCGTCTGCTGCGTTTGATGGGAACACAACTCTAATACCTGGAACGTGAGTGAATAGAGACTCTCCACATTGTGAGTGATAAATCGATCCACCTCTTAGGTATCCACCGATTGGAACACGCACAACCATTGGACACTTAAAGTCTCCACCTGAACGGTAGCGAGTCGTCGCCATCTCATTCTTAAGTTGCATATAAGCAGTCCAGATATAGTCGAAGAATTGAATTTCAACAACAGGCTTAAGACCTCTCATTGCCATACCAATTGCACGACCGATGATATTTGCTTCTGCTAGTGGTGAGTTAAATACTTGTCCTTCTAAAGATGCTCTTTGAACACCTGAAGATACCTTAAATACACCACCTTTACCTTTTAGTTCTGGATCTTTTAATTTTTCTAGATCAGAGAAATCGGCAACGTCTTCTCCAAACATTCTTAGAAGTGGGTTCTTAGAAAACTCAGAGCGAAGAACAGCATTAATTGCTGATGCCATTGGAATATCTGTTTTTCCTTCAAATGAACCTTCAGTTTCAAAATCCGATGAAGTTGGATCAACATCGTGAGAATATAAGTGATCAAGTGCAGATTCAGGAGCCGGCCATTCAGTATCAACAGCTTCTTTCATTGCACGTCTTACATCAATCGTTACTTCTTCAAGAAGATCGTTAACTTCTTTCTCAGTCATTACACCAAGCTCAATAAGAGTCTTTGGGTAAGAGTTAAATACGTCGATTTGCTTTTCTTCAGCAAGCTCATCTTTTGTACGATACATTGACTGATCATCAGAAAGAGAGTGTGAGTATGGACGAGTTACATGAGAGTGAAGAAGAACTGGCCCCTTTCCTTCTCTAATATGCTTTGCTGCTTTTTCAGCGGCCTTATAAGATTCAATAGGACAATTACCGTCACATTCAATAATCTTTAAACCAGGAAATTCATCTAGAGCTTTAGAGATTGATCCACCTGGAGTTTGCTTAGAAGTAATTGTTGAAATGGCATAACCATTATCTTCAACGTGGAAAAGAACAGGAAGTTTATTAGCACAAGCTGTTGTTAGACCTTCCCAGAACTCACCTTGAGCAATCGTTCCATCACCACATGAAGTATAAACAACTTCAGCATCTTCAACTAAGAATTTTGATGTATCGTAATTATGCTTTTCTTTTAATTCTTTAAGAGCAAGTCCTGCTTCAGCAAC
This window harbors:
- the nadB gene encoding L-aspartate oxidase, which gives rise to MDNYDFDVLILGCGIAGLATAAKLAGEHLKVGIVTRARDPQVSNTFWAQGGIIYPKGDDQALFDDIQIASSNTSNPLAIATLQEHGKNAIDELLLEMAKVNFEKDCENNLKYTKEAAHSIERILYRGDYTGKEIQISLLNLLKDNERYPTVRFLEAHTAIDLITASHHGITISQRYEERKILGAYLLNQEKGNVVKAMAKKTVLATGGVGALYLHHSNSGASRGDGIAMAKRAGADIIDMEFIQFHPTTFYDSSSHGRFLVSEAVRGEGGILVNCNGERFMGKYHPEMELAPRDVVARSIMEETIETRHECVYLDISHKEDTWIKERFPTIYKHCLEHGVDMTNEPIPVVPAAHYTCGGVKIDMKGQTSIKNLYAVGEVSCSGLHGANRLASTSLLEGLTWGYLAAMDIKETVKNEDLYSHLQIKDWREEYASIDKALVQQDWMTLKLTMWNYVGLSRTTNRLKRAVAMFNEINDEVSRFYRSCKLDDSLIGLRNAIEVSTMIVKSSMRNKESIGCFYRKL
- the nadC gene encoding carboxylating nicotinate-nucleotide diphosphorylase gives rise to the protein MTNLLINKALQESIADYFKEDDLSRNLNYIQSLPSDEVQCRLKIKDDMILCGLPYFVESFNYLGANLKYEDFKKYEGRQYQKDEMAEIHFTLPFSIALTGERIALNLIQRASSIATYTNKFAVMAKGSGVKILDTRKTLPGYRALEKYAVVTGGGNNHRFGQSDMWMVKDNHKSFFGGVKEAIDFFKSKNSFYTPIEVEIHDLSELKLALNEGVKHIMLDNFSPDEIREAVKEKPSDVTFEVSGGVRLNTLENYLIEGVDAISIGALTYDAPAVDLSLKYSRG
- a CDS encoding ComEC/Rec2 family competence protein, with product MRFNIIFLAAFLFINPLTNQFNYRKYRPAPKIKLPSKIKKSFKEKKNFYFYRSVITGQKWGLDKKLKKRLSHLNLMHLMTPSGLHLSSLFLIFFLIRRRFKRPTQFIELVMCFIFYFFLPGYYSFRRIALLRSFFILNDIRKTNYTKMQIFIFFLITDFLFGTYRFGHLSFYLSTLFLALIFSIKDFRVYKMYLLFFVAQLFIAHKFSGVIYPASVILSPLLTSLFTLVYPILFLNLFFIKIWNYSEVLIIIYTKLVEFCFNIANSIGFIHVNFLILIGIIIYTRKSKNYSFALITIGLISDFPRDGLQIILNEIGIGL
- the ung gene encoding uracil-DNA glycosylase, with the translated sequence MIEFLNDKSWLTYLKDEFQKDYMRELSEFLNSEDGEIFPKREEFFSALNLTPLEKVKVVILGQDPYHGEGQAHGLSFSVNKGVKIPPSLRNIYKELNEDLGVEVPEHGFLEEWAKEGVLLLNNCLSVRKAQAGSHQKKGWEKFTAKIIEVINEQCENVVFILWGSPAQKKGKNIDESKHLVLKSVHPSPLSSYRGFFGSKPFSKANAYLIENDLKPVSWEITN
- a CDS encoding alpha-ketoacid dehydrogenase subunit alpha/beta, with product MLDKTAKGSTVGSNKLDKKKEIIKKYNLSKEDLTWMLRNVFVSRKLDDAEITMKKQSTAFFQISGAGHEGVLTALAKVLKPAHDWFIPYYRDRALCTGLGVTPYEMLCQANGNIGDTATHGRQMPAHWGNVKLNIVQKSSCTGTQFLQACGVAEAGLALKELKEKHNYDTSKFLVEDAEVVYTSCGDGTIAQGEFWEGLTTACANKLPVLFHVEDNGYAISTITSKQTPGGSISKALDEFPGLKIIECDGNCPIESYKAAEKAAKHIREGKGPVLLHSHVTRPYSHSLSDDQSMYRTKDELAEEKQIDVFNSYPKTLIELGVMTEKEVNDLLEEVTIDVRRAMKEAVDTEWPAPESALDHLYSHDVDPTSSDFETEGSFEGKTDIPMASAINAVLRSEFSKNPLLRMFGEDVADFSDLEKLKDPELKGKGGVFKVSSGVQRASLEGQVFNSPLAEANIIGRAIGMAMRGLKPVVEIQFFDYIWTAYMQLKNEMATTRYRSGGDFKCPMVVRVPIGGYLRGGSIYHSQCGESLFTHVPGIRVVFPSNAADAAGLLRTAIRSDDPVMFLEHKHLYYQGYNRTADPGEEYMIPFGKARVAKEGADATVVAWGALVQKSIDAAKKVESETGKTIEVIDLRTLAPFDMDSIKKSLEKTNRLLICHEETKTSGFAGEIAACVNEECFEALDAPILRVAAKDSHVAYCPTSEDYILPQVSDVYEQLNKLLSY